Proteins from one Mesorhizobium sp. M9A.F.Ca.ET.002.03.1.2 genomic window:
- a CDS encoding ABC transporter substrate-binding protein produces the protein MTDKNGFFDLSKTGLTRRTALKGLAAGAGLAVAPGFVRYSQAQSSAPIKIGFQSHRTGIGAAYGRWYEKTTAAAVKAINDAGGINGRPVEVIIEDDGTDPGRGAEVVGKFATQHKTDIVYGTLFSHVVIGSAPAAGEAKMPYFVVSEGHHVASTKLNRYVFQPGITDVKSQIQSMAPWIAANAGKKVTQIFPDFAFGYDHRDYLPPALKAQGAEVIAQIAIPPTESSFTKYFPQIPAETEVIYHVMVGPAVLTFVKELGEFYGSNRPQLFGFIDSLEATDINSPGLEFLDGSHFWEGSPRYAQPDDSAAQKAYRAAVGIDDNGAAVGDPKDVSTAAHMFGCWETLYVVKKAMEDAGYKGPEDRAKLVEATEALTEFAEGPEHPQGPKTFNGKIHQCFGIQNISKVEGGRLNVVHKTKIEDGLYEPEGDYTTQAL, from the coding sequence GTGACTGACAAGAATGGGTTTTTCGATCTCTCCAAAACCGGTCTCACCCGCCGCACGGCGCTCAAAGGGTTGGCCGCGGGAGCCGGCCTTGCCGTCGCGCCCGGGTTCGTGCGTTACAGCCAGGCGCAAAGCTCGGCGCCGATCAAGATCGGCTTCCAGTCTCACCGCACCGGCATCGGCGCTGCCTATGGCCGCTGGTACGAGAAGACCACCGCCGCCGCGGTCAAGGCGATCAACGACGCCGGCGGCATCAACGGCCGGCCGGTCGAGGTGATCATCGAGGATGACGGCACTGATCCCGGCCGCGGCGCCGAAGTGGTCGGCAAGTTCGCCACCCAGCACAAGACCGACATCGTCTACGGCACGCTGTTTTCGCATGTCGTCATCGGTTCGGCGCCGGCCGCCGGCGAGGCCAAGATGCCCTATTTTGTCGTCAGCGAAGGCCACCACGTCGCCTCGACCAAGCTCAACCGCTATGTCTTCCAGCCCGGCATCACCGACGTGAAGAGCCAGATCCAGTCGATGGCGCCGTGGATCGCGGCGAATGCCGGCAAGAAGGTGACGCAGATATTCCCCGATTTCGCCTTCGGTTACGATCATCGCGATTACCTGCCGCCGGCGCTGAAGGCGCAAGGCGCCGAGGTCATCGCCCAGATCGCCATCCCGCCGACGGAATCGTCCTTCACCAAATACTTCCCGCAGATCCCGGCCGAGACCGAGGTGATCTACCACGTCATGGTCGGCCCGGCGGTGCTCACCTTCGTCAAGGAACTCGGCGAATTCTATGGCTCCAACCGGCCGCAGCTGTTCGGTTTCATCGATTCGCTCGAAGCCACCGACATCAACAGCCCCGGCCTCGAATTCCTCGACGGCAGCCATTTCTGGGAAGGCTCGCCGCGCTATGCGCAGCCGGATGATTCCGCCGCGCAGAAGGCTTATCGCGCCGCCGTCGGCATCGACGACAATGGTGCTGCCGTCGGCGATCCGAAGGACGTCTCCACCGCCGCGCACATGTTCGGCTGCTGGGAAACGCTCTATGTCGTCAAGAAGGCGATGGAGGATGCCGGCTACAAGGGCCCCGAAGACCGCGCCAAACTGGTCGAGGCGACCGAGGCCTTGACCGAATTCGCCGAGGGTCCCGAGCATCCGCAGGGGCCGAAGACCTTCAACGGCAAGATCCATCAGTGTTTCGGCATCCAGAATATCTCCAAGGTCGAAGGCGGCCGGCTGAACGTCGTCCACAAGACCAAGATCGAGGACGGCCTCTACGAGCCGGAAGGGGATTACACGACCCAGGCGCTGTGA
- a CDS encoding branched-chain amino acid ABC transporter permease: protein MHFGPHLLLAALEGLVTAAVLALTALGLSLVFGVMRVVNVAHGEFFMLGAVLAWAISTAISGHPSLGFLAALVLAPLIVGLIALVAERLVLRRLNYNPEATIVATIGMLYIIQQLALTFYGPDARPVEPPFNYRILLPWFGYSGYKLSIIAASALLLVATWFVLTRTKIGLVMRATQYDSETAQAFGIPVTRVYAGVFALGAMLAAVAAVLIVPISQAHYLMGQDPLLLSFIVVIIGGLGSLRGTVVAAVLIGLSDGIISVFFSPTLAKIIATLLVAMVLVFRPQGLFGTASR from the coding sequence ATGCACTTCGGACCTCATCTTCTCCTCGCCGCCCTTGAAGGCCTCGTCACCGCCGCCGTGCTGGCGCTGACGGCGCTTGGCCTGTCGCTGGTGTTCGGCGTCATGCGCGTCGTCAACGTCGCCCATGGCGAGTTCTTCATGCTGGGCGCGGTGCTTGCCTGGGCGATCTCCACGGCGATATCGGGCCATCCGTCGCTCGGCTTCCTGGCCGCCCTGGTGCTGGCGCCGCTGATCGTCGGCCTGATCGCGCTCGTCGCCGAACGGCTTGTGCTGCGCCGGCTGAATTACAATCCGGAAGCCACCATCGTCGCCACCATCGGCATGCTCTATATCATCCAGCAACTGGCGCTGACCTTTTATGGTCCCGACGCACGGCCGGTGGAGCCGCCCTTCAACTACCGCATCCTTTTGCCCTGGTTCGGCTACTCCGGCTACAAGCTGTCGATCATCGCCGCATCCGCGCTTCTTCTGGTCGCGACGTGGTTCGTGCTGACGCGTACCAAAATCGGCCTCGTCATGCGCGCCACGCAATATGACAGCGAAACGGCGCAGGCCTTCGGCATTCCGGTCACCAGAGTCTACGCCGGCGTGTTCGCGCTCGGCGCCATGCTGGCGGCGGTGGCTGCGGTGCTGATCGTGCCGATCAGCCAGGCGCATTATCTGATGGGGCAGGACCCACTGCTCCTGTCCTTCATCGTCGTCATCATCGGCGGTCTCGGCTCGCTGCGCGGCACCGTCGTCGCCGCGGTGCTGATCGGCCTGTCGGACGGCATCATATCGGTGTTCTTCTCGCCGACGCTGGCCAAGATCATAGCCACGCTGCTGGTTGCCATGGTGCTGGTGTTCCGGCCGCAAGGCCTGTTCGGGACGGCATCGCGATGA